Below is a genomic region from Treponema sp. OMZ 798.
GAAAAATACTTGGTTGAATGGCAGGGTGGAATGGTAAGGCGTGCAGATCTGGGTGCATAGTCTACAAAAAAGTTTTTATGGGAGATTTGATAACATAAAGGCTTGAGATATAAGCCTTAGGAGAATTATTATGGGAATTAGAGGTGAACTTTTTACAACTCAGGTTTCGGCAGAAAACCGGACCTACTTTTTTAATGTTAAAGAAAATACAAAGGGCGACGTTTTTTTACAGGTTGTCGAAAGCAAGGCATCCGAGGGGTTAGGTTTTGACCGCCATGCTGTTGTCGTTTTTGAAGATGAAATGCGCCCCTTTTTGCAGGGCTTGGATAAGTGCATAGAATTTATCGAAAAAAACAGAAAGGAAAAAGCAAAGGCTAAGGCAAAGAAGCTTAGCGATGCAAAAAAGCCGGCCGAAAAGAAGGATGGGGAAAAATCAAGGGTAAAAAAAGTAATAAAAAAGAAGAGCCGCTGAGGCTGTTAAGTTAACGGAAAGTTTGTCTGTAATTTTGTATTTGAGTTACTTGCACCTTGTTATATCGCCTATTTTGTGATAAAATAAATCTTATATGAAAAATTGGCTGCTTGTACCTGTAGTTTTTATCTCGAATTTTGTTTTAGCTGTTTTAGCCTTTTCTTTATCGGTTGGAATTTGGCAGTCTTTGATGTATGGAGGTGTACCGGGCATATTTTTCTCTGCCTTTTTACATTGCCTTTATCTGATACTTCCCATAGCCTGCATTATTTCGATATTTGCAGTCTATGTTTTTATGATGCGGCATTCCGAAAACTACGGACTTTCTTTTTTAGCCTTGATTATATCTTTTGCGCTGTTTTTTGCTTTAATTATTCCGCTTGTATACTCTCAGGGAGAAAAAATAAATCAAGCCTTTAATTCAAAAGAAAAGGTATTAATTGATGATAAGCACATGGAAGCCTTTATAGAGCAGCCTGCCTTTGTGCTGGCAGCCGGCAGCATAGTTCGCCCCTTTGTGTATGATATATATGGACAGTATAAAATTTCTTACATATCTTATCTTATTTTTTCAGGTTCGATTTTTTTTCTTATATTTTCTCTTTGGGTATTTACAACAATAACGGAATGGAAGATAGTTAATTTTACCCTCCTTCCTTTTTTACTGATTTTAATCCTATACGCTTACAGTTATATAAGAACTGATTATTTTATCCTGAGCATAGACGATATGCTGCCTTTTGAAATTCCGAAATTTTGGATACAGCCTATTTTGTTTTGTCTTTCAGCCTTAGTGCTTTATACTTATACAACGATATTG
It encodes:
- a CDS encoding PUR family DNA/RNA-binding protein is translated as MGIRGELFTTQVSAENRTYFFNVKENTKGDVFLQVVESKASEGLGFDRHAVVVFEDEMRPFLQGLDKCIEFIEKNRKEKAKAKAKKLSDAKKPAEKKDGEKSRVKKVIKKKSR